The following are encoded together in the Salvia hispanica cultivar TCC Black 2014 chromosome 6, UniMelb_Shisp_WGS_1.0, whole genome shotgun sequence genome:
- the LOC125195040 gene encoding uncharacterized protein LOC125195040: protein MINKEDEIFVPDQRSTEIRSTRVEDDLQKGDLEKPLPHMADPFFLDPEPEVESEEIRKETGEPSAGGSVGTLKRMKLFPYRGEAKKKKDDTEDFMEIFGKLEINLPFLQALKFPTFSKFIKEFIAGKTKPDGKIVIGENVSAVIQKRRMPSKCTGPGMFTIPISLGDIKIEHVVCDLGASINVLPLSIYKKLIGVSLVDTKVVIQLADGTCISPKGVLKNVIVKVHDFLYPADFHVIKMSDNESAESSGVLLGRPFLCTAKTIIDVFDGTRCLDYHGKKYTFRIDEAMKKPLDVENLHAIEVINPLVQEYLETELMQEQIDNSEISHSIDKEVVGWCEAMHTKELTDEELANAISEFCKDLKLANSRGSTHVASMEDSSRSGKELISNATEKNPLTQEESIPKKELKTFPPGLKYAYLEENETYPVIVNSNLTKEQEKEVLEVIRRNKKANDGLSQT from the coding sequence ATGATAAACAAGGAGGATGAGATTTTTGTCCCTGACCAAAGAAGTACTGAGATAAGGAGCACCAGAGTAGAAGACGATCTTCAAAAAGGTGATCTGGAGAAGCCGCTACCTCATATGGctgatccatttttcctagACCCAGAGCCAGAGGTGGAGAGTGAAGAGATTAGGAAAGAAACTGGAGAACCCTCAGCTGGAGGTTCCGTGGGAACATTGAAACGCATGAAGCTGTTTCCTTACCGAGGGGAGgctaagaagaagaaggatgatacCGAAGACTTTATGGAGATTTTTGGCAAACTGGAGATAAACTTGCCGTTTCTGCAGGCTCTGAAATTTCCTACTTttagcaagttcatcaaggaattcattgCTGGGAAAACCAAACCTGATGGGAAGATAGTGATAGGAGAAAACGTGTCagctgtgatacaaaagagaagaatGCCTTCAAAATGCACAggcccaggtatgttcaccaTACCTATTTCCTTGGGTGACATAAAGATTGAACATGTTGTGTGTGATCTAGGTGcatcaataaatgttttaccgctttcaATATATAAGAAGTTAATAGGGGTTAGTCTGGTTGACACGAAGGTGGTAATTCAACTGGCTGATGGAACATGCATTTCCCCCAAAGGTGTACTGAAAAATGTAATAGTCAAAGTGCACGATTTCCTGTATCCTGCTGATTTTCatgtgataaaaatgagtgataaTGAATCTGCTGAGTCTAGCGGCGTGCTTTTAGGTAGACCGTTTTTATGCACCGCTAAGACTATAAttgatgtgtttgatggaacCAGATGCCTGGATTATCATGGGAAGAAATACACATTTAGGATTGATGAAGCTATGAAAAAACCATTGgatgttgaaaatttgcatGCTATCGAGgttattaaccccctggtccaggaatatcttgagactgaGTTAATGCAGGAACAGATTGACAATTCAGAAATAAGCCACTCTATTGATAAGGAGGTAGTGGGTTGGTGTGAAGCAATGCACACAAAAGAGTTGACAGACGAGGAGCTAGCCAATGCTATTTCGGAGTTTTGTAAGGATCTGAAATTAGCCAATTCAAGGGGATCAACCCATGTGGCTAGTATGGAAGATTCTTCTAGGTCAGGGAAGGAATTGATATCTAATGCGACAGAGAAAAATCCCTTGACCCAGGAAGAGAGTATACCCAAGAAAGAATTGAAAACGTTTCCGCCAGGTCTAAAGTATGCATATCTAGAGGAGAATGAGACATATCCAGTCATCGTCAATAGCAACTTGACCAAGGAACAAGAAAAGGAAGTACTGGAGGTGATCAGAAGGAACAAGAAAGCTAATGATGGACTCTCTCAGACCTAG